The [Clostridium] scindens ATCC 35704 nucleotide sequence CACACAAATGTATAGCGGTTTGCATTGGCCTCTATTTTTGTTCCATCAATAAAAAGGGATTTCAATGTGATCAGTCCTTCTTTTTGCAGGCGGCGGAGAAACTGGTAATTCAACTCATCCAATACATCTGCAGTCAGTCTTTTATTCTTGAACTCATAAAAAGCATCCCTTTTTGGTTTCTGACCTTTGGTAAGCCAGATAAATGCAAGGTCTCTTTCGCATAATTCCACAATACGGTCAACAGCTCTAATCCCACGCATGTTTGCGTAAGTAACTACGGCATACATCATAATTGGGTTATACCCGGTTCTTCCCTTATCTGAACAATTGGCCAACAAGCCAGAAAAATCTAATTCCTCCATCACTTTTTTCAGGGTATAGACTGGATCGTCGTCAGGTAAACACAATTCGAAGAAACTGAAGTTAATTTTCTGTTGCCCTAATTCAAAAAATTCGTTATAATACTTATTGTTTAGCATAGTTACATTATAACATGTAACGGAGAAGAGATGGTTGTCGTTAGCCATCTTTTTCTCTTTTATGGAAAAATTTCAGGGGCAGATGTGACCTGGTATGAGTCACATCTGCCCCTATTTGGAACTATCTATTTCCCGATAGCCCCTTCCTTTTATTCCCGCAGGCTTAAGATCCCTTCCATAAGAATCTTCACATCTTCCAAAATATAGTCGAATGCGCCTGCCTTATACAGATTTATTACGATCATCCCGATCGGGACCGCGAAGATCATTCCAAAAATACCGCCTGCCTTGTATCCAATATATAAGAACAGAAGGGTAGGAAGCGGCTGCATTCCCATGCTGTCCCCCACCAGTTTCGGCTGGATCAGCTGCCGTACCAGCTGGGTGACTCCATAGAGGATGATCAGGCCCACCGACATCCTGTAGTCTTTCACCAGAAGTTTATAAAGCGCCCACGGTATCAGCGCGGTTCCTGTCCCGAAAAAAGGGAGAAAATCCAGGAATGCGATGAGCAGCGCCAGTAAAAAATAGAAGTGTACCTTCAGAATTACAAAGCCAATCACCAGAATCAGGCATACGACCCCCATAATCTTAAATTGGGCTTTAAAATATCCGCCTACCGCAAACTTCAGATTGTCGATCACCATGCTCATGCGGCGCACTATCGGTTCCGGCGATACCTTCTTCGCCCACTCTATCACCTCATCCCTCTCCGCAATGAAGAAATAGGCTGAGATGAATGTAACGATAGTTGCTATCAGGACGGATGGAATCCGTTTTGCGACATTTCCGGCAGCCGCCACCGTAGGCTCGCTGATCCTTCCCATCCAGTCGCCCATAGTCTTATCCAGATTGCTGGTCATGGTATGCCATGCATCCTGAAGGCTCGCCGGAAGCACTTTGAACACGCCGTTTAAACTGCTTCCAATCTCTCCAAATCCGGACTCCAGGTCCTGATACATCTTTGGCATGTTCTGGATCAAAGATGCGATCTCTTTCCAGAGCTTACTTCCGATAAAATAGATCAGGATCCCGACTGCCCCTAATACTGCGATGATAATTAATGCGGAGCCCAGTTTCTTAACGATTTTAACACGCTTTTCCAGCCAATTGACGATTGGGCTGGCAATATAGGAGATAAACCATCCGATCACGAATGGCATAAAGAAGCCCAGCAGCCGAAAGCCTACATAGATGAACAGGATCGTCGCTATCAGGCTGAAAGTCAGGCTCACGATCACCTTCCAATAGGGACGGGTATCATGCAACTGTTCCTTAAAGTTCGTCTCCATATGGCTACTCCACCTCTTCTTTGCCCAGCAATTCCGTCTCTACAAACGCCCAGATATCGTCTTTTCCCTGCTTGGTCACAGAGGAAAATGGGAGGACCTTGGTTCCCCGAACAAGATTAAGCCCTTGCCTTACTGCCTTCAGATGCTTGTCAACCTGGCTTCTTTTAATCTTATCCAGCTTCGTAGCTATGATGATCGGATTGTACCCTTGTGCCACGATCCAGTCGTACATCATCTTGTCATTGGCAGAAGGATCATGGCGGATATCAATCAGCAGGAATACCGCTTTTAACTGGGCTGATCCGTGCAGATACCGTTCGATCAACTTCCCCCATTTTGCCTTCTCCTGTTCGGAAACCTTCGCGTATCCATACCCGGGAAGATCCACCAGATACAGTTCTTCATTGATATTGTAAAAATTGATGGTCTGGGTCTTTCCCGGCGTAGCCGATATCCTGGCATAGGACTTGCGGTTCATCAGCGCATTGATCAGTGATGACTTCCCTACATTTGATTTCCCCGCAAAAGCAATTTCCGGCAGCTGATTGTCCGGCAGCTGGCTGGTTAGCCCGCACACGGTTTCCAGATTTATATTTCTGATAATCATTCTATTTCCCTTTCCTATTCTGCCAAAGCGATTTTCAATACAGCATCCATATGGGATACTGGAATAATCTCCAGCCCCCTGGTAATCTCCGAAGAGATCTCCTCCACATCCGGCTCATTCTCCTGCGGAACGATCACCGTGCGGATGCCCGCGTTCTTTGCTGCCAGCAGTTTTTCCTTCAGTCCGCCGATAGGAAGCACGCGGCCTCTTAAGGTGATCTCCCCGGTCATGGCAACATCTGCCCGTACTTTTCTTCCGGTGATCGCCGACATCATGGCCGTAGCCATGGTGATTCCGGCAGATGGGCCGTCTTTCGGAACGGCACCCTCCGGTATATGGATATGTACGTCATGCTCCTTGAAGAAATTTTCCTCTATCTTATGCTCCCTGCTGACAGAGCG carries:
- the ytvI gene encoding sporulation integral membrane protein YtvI, with protein sequence METNFKEQLHDTRPYWKVIVSLTFSLIATILFIYVGFRLLGFFMPFVIGWFISYIASPIVNWLEKRVKIVKKLGSALIIIAVLGAVGILIYFIGSKLWKEIASLIQNMPKMYQDLESGFGEIGSSLNGVFKVLPASLQDAWHTMTSNLDKTMGDWMGRISEPTVAAAGNVAKRIPSVLIATIVTFISAYFFIAERDEVIEWAKKVSPEPIVRRMSMVIDNLKFAVGGYFKAQFKIMGVVCLILVIGFVILKVHFYFLLALLIAFLDFLPFFGTGTALIPWALYKLLVKDYRMSVGLIILYGVTQLVRQLIQPKLVGDSMGMQPLPTLLFLYIGYKAGGIFGMIFAVPIGMIVINLYKAGAFDYILEDVKILMEGILSLRE
- the yihA gene encoding ribosome biogenesis GTP-binding protein YihA/YsxC; translated protein: MIIRNINLETVCGLTSQLPDNQLPEIAFAGKSNVGKSSLINALMNRKSYARISATPGKTQTINFYNINEELYLVDLPGYGYAKVSEQEKAKWGKLIERYLHGSAQLKAVFLLIDIRHDPSANDKMMYDWIVAQGYNPIIIATKLDKIKRSQVDKHLKAVRQGLNLVRGTKVLPFSSVTKQGKDDIWAFVETELLGKEEVE